The DNA window CCCTGGTGTTCTCGCATCTCCGGGGATCTTTCATGGAAATCAGCCCGGACTGCCTCTATCAATGCCCACCTCTGGGAATGATGCCCTTCGAGCACATCGATCGGACAAAACAACCTCGGCCCCCACTCGGCTTCAAACGACGATACGAAGTGAACGTCCTGAACCTGATCGGATCCGGGGATATGCTCTTGCTTTGCACGGACGGCGTCACCGACCACGCCTCGGGAAAAGCGCCGTACATCGACGACAGGCTGGAGGCATTTTTTCGCGCCCATAAGGACCGACCCATTGACGAGTTCGTGGATTCTCTTGCGGCGGACATTCGTGAGTTCGCTCCACTCCACGACGACGCGAGCTTCGTCGTCGTCCGAAAAGGTAGGTGACCCGCTGTCGCCGCAAGGCGGAACAATTTCGACTTCGGACTTCGCGCGCGGCTCGTTGGATGATCCTTATGAGAAAGCAAATCAGCGGGGCTTCCTGATAGGACGCGCTGCTCGAAAAACGCGCGATTAGGGAATCGTCAGCGTGTAGATCCGTGCTTCACTGCCCATTGGAGCCACCCGCAAGCGATATCGGCGAGACGTGTCATTGACGGTGAATCCAAAGATACTCCGACCCGGGTATGGTGGCCATTCGGTCTCCTCCAGGCGAGTCGTGGAAGGACGGAAGCGCGCGGCTCACCGCCGCGTGGTATCAGCGGTCGGCAACCGCCCTAGCGCGACGCCGGTACCTGTAAGTCGGGGAGAGGCTTGGCGCGAAACAGCCGGGCAGCGGGCTTTGCGATCCATCGAGCGAGATTCGTCGCTCGTTGAACGCGGGCGCTATCCGTCGCGATACCCGTGTTCGCGTACATTTGCCGGTAAAGCTTGGACAGCAACACGAATGCGAGGCGCGAACGAAGCGTCGGGGTGCACTGAGAGCGCTTCCACACCGAACTCAACCTGTAGAAACGGTTCCACGCCGCTTGAGTTCGACTCCGAATCTCCTCGGGGGACAGCTCTGGATGATGCGTATAGATCTTTGGGCGAAGCTCCTGCGGGATGAGCCAGTGGCGGGTAAGCGGGAAGCCACCGATCCGTGTTGGATCGTCTGCCATCGACTTCTCCCATGCGTGGAAATCCACCGTTCCCGGAAACGGCGTCATCATCACGAACTGAGCGAAGGTGAGGTCGGCTTCCTGAGCGAGTTGCGCGGTGGCGTCGAACGTGTCCGGCCGATCCGTCGGTAAACCGAAAATGAAGGAGCCCAGGACATGGACCCCGTGCTTTCGGAACGTCCGCAGTCTCTTTATCAGTTCTGGACCGGAGGCGTTGAAGTCTTTGTGGACCGCCTTGAGACCTTCCGGCGTGACCGACTCGATCCCAACGAGCGCCCCTTTGATGTTGGCATTACGCATGGCATCAAGAAACGTCGGATCCTCCGCGGCTTCCATAGTGATCTGGGTAAAGAACACCATATCGGACGGTAGCTTCGCCATCCCGGCCATCAGCTCGAAGCGCTCGTCGCGAAGCGATTTCAGCTCCTGCAGCCGGGCTCTGTCGCCGCGACGCTCGGCCAGACGCAGGTCGTTTAGCGCCACCGGATAGAAATTGTCATCGGCAAGCGCGATGAACCGAAACCCGAGACGGCGCAGCTCGACGATTTCTTGAATGACCACGTCCGATGCCCGCTGACGCGGCTTCTGGCCGTCAGTGCGCCACACCGAACAAAACGAGCAGTGTTTGGGACAGCC is part of the Vicinamibacteria bacterium genome and encodes:
- a CDS encoding radical SAM protein; translated protein: MLAAATPKEYGTPRIVDETLEQLDSSTIEKGDVVGIGIHTGNALRGYKVGRMARERGAFVIYGGIHATLYPEESLDLGQAHGVVKGDGDVVWAKVLAQCAAGEPDRVYEAGRIAADRFKPARWELLSARDYMWASVQTVRGCPKHCSFCSVWRTDGQKPRQRASDVVIQEIVELRRLGFRFIALADDNFYPVALNDLRLAERRGDRARLQELKSLRDERFELMAGMAKLPSDMVFFTQITMEAAEDPTFLDAMRNANIKGALVGIESVTPEGLKAVHKDFNASGPELIKRLRTFRKHGVHVLGSFIFGLPTDRPDTFDATAQLAQEADLTFAQFVMMTPFPGTVDFHAWEKSMADDPTRIGGFPLTRHWLIPQELRPKIYTHHPELSPEEIRSRTQAAWNRFYRLSSVWKRSQCTPTLRSRLAFVLLSKLYRQMYANTGIATDSARVQRATNLARWIAKPAARLFRAKPLPDLQVPASR